tcaTTTTAGTTGTGTAGCTGCTAGAAATGAGTACCACGAAAACtgtaatgtatttgttttggGATATGATTGTAAGGAACACTTTACAAAACAACTTACTAGTGCATTGAATTATAATGGTGAGCCAAAATATTCAGATATATTGAAGATACGTTCCCATACTgttcattaataaataaattacaaaaattaaaGAGGCTACATCTGAAGAATTTAAAGAGCTTTAGAGTTGAATGCTCAAGTGTTCTTTGACACTACTTGATTTGAGATATGACTTTTAGTTCCATTAAcattgtttttctgtaatatccaGTCTTGGCGTCTCGTGTAGATGTATGTTCTAGTCTCTCAGGATGTTTTTCACTTACCAGCAGACGCCAGTTGCCACTAGCGCTCCAATCACCATGGCTACCACCATGAACCAGACGATAAACCAAGCAACGAATTGAAGCAGGAGAGCTAAAACCACTGACACAACTGCAAAAATTCAACaagaaatatatagaggatattacgagtgtcttttcatactgaattcaTAAAACGCGTTGAATaaaactcatgtaatatcctctatctCTCTCTTTTCGAAGATGGAGCCATACTATCAGGGTGAGCGCCACCATTCCTGCTGATGTCATAAATTGATAATCAAGTTTTTTCTACGACAAATTTTAAACAGCAATATAATAAAACGAGACAAAAGCTATAAACATTATACAAAGTTCGTGGTAATGAAGACTGAACAAGATTATAGGAAAAAGCGAGGGTCCTCTAGGTTATGAATGTTCTGATATTATTAACTGGCTAGGATTGTTCTCGCAATAAttgtaactgtgaccttgacccatttATCGGATGTAGTTTCATATATTGATTTTGATTTAAATGATTCAAAGACTATTTGAAGAAAATGCTTTTAAAGTTGCGGAATGTTCACGCTACAAGCTAAGATGAGAcgaaacaaaaatcttttttaccAGTTTTGTGCGTTTTCATTGATTTAGGTAAGATTTCTCAATGCATATATGCAAACATGCTATATCTATTAGATTAAACTTCATGATTAACCTGCAGTAGGCCTgctttggaaaaaaaacttaccCACAGCAAAGGCACACAAGAGACACATTTCAAACCATGAATTCATGATATCGTTTGCTCCTTTCTgaaatgatacatgtattttttttttgtttcatgtaaaacttGCACATATTTCATTCTAAAATAAAAGCTGAAATTTGTGATCAAATGACATTTAATGTTTAAGCATATGTTATACGCAGGTGAGTTTACCAAATACATGACATGGAAGTAATGTTTCTGTAATCCAAAGAAATAGAACATATTTATCTAGTGACTAGTAGAAAAACGCTTATAAAGAGAATTGCTAGTCATACGCATACCTCCACAAGATTTTCTTCAATAGCATTTAGAAGACTGCTTATCGCCGTGGCAACATGGTCAATTCTGTTTGTAATGGATGAAGGTACACAGCGATATAAAAACTCTTCCCTgcaacatgtaataaataaaccTTGGGAGTCAACGTGCAATAAACCTGGATAGTCAACGAGCAATACACCTAGGTAGTTAATTAGAGGAtaatatacggcttggttgtgccttcttgccataatggcacacctagtgtcataattgcccgagggctttagcccgatggccattatgaaactaggtgtgccattatggctagaaggcacaaccagccgtttattgacctttttattatataccttcgcttcatattcatcttgttattttcattttacatattttttctacaaacttaTGGGGCATAAGAatcatttgtattgattttttcatcaacagtgccatcattatttgacaatcgatctggaaatgattcagcaccctttcacccgccataatgacgttgctacctgacgtcaacgtcagaacgcgctgacgCCCGGTTACCCgggggccattatgattatggcgcatgaggcgcactgcgccattatggattcgtcaacagaggccgtaatgaccgttttaaacggcttttttgttactatttatagtaacgtatataataaagTGCAATAAACCTGGGTAGTCAACGTGCAATAAACCTGGATAGTCAAGTGCAATAATCCTGGGGGAATCAATATGCAATATACCTGAAAAGTCAACGTGCAATAAACCTGGATACTCGTCATgcaataaatagaggatattacatgagagtcttttcatattgaatttattaaacgagttgaataaaatattctagcataaaactgctgttcttgtcacttttcggaaGTGTTTTAACAAGACAGAAAACGTGTGttacagagagattctcgcgctcacgtgctgttatcacacctttttatatatgcgcgtaaatgtattacggcccaaaaacggataattcaaatggaattGAGGTCCAGCAGACCCTTCAAATATTGTCTTGAGAATTACAATGAGAATTCAGTTGACTTCATACAGAAATAAGCAAACATCAGATGACGACGACCCTCCCACCCCTGAAATAATTCCTGATAGCATAAAACAGAAGTAAAAATATAGTTATATCaatataaaacattactttattGTTGATATTGAAATCACTAATACAAGCATGTTGAAATGATTTGGAATATACTTACTGAGGTTTTATTGGCAAGGATGGACATCCAGAATTACCATTCGATCCATCAAAATAAGCGGCCGTTTTAATATCGTACAAACATAACCGTGAATCTGTGTTGGTTGCAAAATTCTGCATATCTAAAACAGTGCTGATTGTCGTGGACGGACACTTTGAAACACAAATCTTTGTAGATGCGACGTTGTCGGTAATTGAAGTAACGGAAGTGAAAACGTTTACATTGAAGTAGTAAAGGTATCTGAAATAAGCAAATACAAACTAATGATATTTTGTCTTAATGTTAAAGCTTTCTTACAAAAACGTACGTTTCTACAAAATTGATTAAACATATCATAGAATCACAGTAAGTTGTAGTTTCAC
The sequence above is a segment of the Mercenaria mercenaria strain notata chromosome 3, MADL_Memer_1, whole genome shotgun sequence genome. Coding sequences within it:
- the LOC128555519 gene encoding choline transporter-like protein 1 encodes the protein MGFDNAVKPIQAKPGESSQGDEIDEFTDGPAATRECRDVVFLALFVVFVIGMGLVSWRAITLGNPYRIIYGTDSYGNVCNQDNKVIEGVKPALTGIDLRGKPYLYYFNVNVFTSVTSITDNVASTKICVSKCPSTTISTVLDMQNFATNTDSRLCLYDIKTAAYFDGSNGNSGCPSLPIKPQEEFLYRCVPSSITNRIDHVATAISSLLNAIEENLVEKGANDIMNSWFEMCLLCAFAVVVSVVLALLLQFVAWFIVWFMVVAMVIGALVATGVCWYHYHNLRRSLDAMPADDTSLRMEKKVRDWLIGSICMTVITASIYHISI